Proteins encoded in a region of the Shewanella polaris genome:
- a CDS encoding beta-ketoacyl-ACP synthase III translates to MHTKILGTGSYLPVQVRSNQDLEKMVETSDQWIVDRTGISERRIAASDESVSTMGYQAALKALEMAGIDASELDMIVCGTTSASNAFPAAACEIQALLGIKNIPAFDIAAACSGFIYALSIADQFVKTGSAKKILVIGSDVLSRMCDPADRSTVILFGDGAGAAVIGVSDTPGIIATHIYADGSQGDLLKCSFPPRANESSEAVGFMTMKGNDVFKVAVTQLSNVVTETLRLNNVDKSEIDWLVPHQANFRIINATAKKLHMSLDKVVLTLAKHGNTSAASVPIALDEAVRDGRIQRGQLLLLEAFGGGFAWGSALIRF, encoded by the coding sequence ATGCACACAAAAATTCTCGGAACAGGTAGCTATCTACCTGTGCAAGTTCGTAGCAATCAAGATCTCGAAAAAATGGTTGAAACCAGTGACCAATGGATTGTTGACCGAACCGGTATTTCAGAGCGGCGCATTGCTGCATCAGACGAATCGGTTTCAACAATGGGTTATCAAGCGGCATTAAAAGCACTTGAAATGGCTGGGATCGATGCAAGCGAGCTTGATATGATTGTTTGCGGAACCACAAGTGCATCAAATGCATTTCCTGCTGCCGCATGTGAAATTCAAGCCTTATTAGGCATTAAAAATATTCCAGCCTTCGACATTGCCGCTGCGTGTTCAGGTTTTATTTATGCTTTATCGATTGCGGATCAATTCGTAAAAACAGGTTCGGCTAAAAAAATACTGGTTATTGGCTCTGATGTATTGTCACGAATGTGTGATCCTGCTGATCGCTCAACTGTCATATTATTTGGTGATGGGGCTGGTGCCGCTGTTATTGGTGTAAGTGATACTCCAGGTATCATTGCGACACACATTTATGCTGATGGTAGCCAAGGGGATTTATTAAAATGCTCTTTTCCTCCTCGTGCGAATGAAAGTTCTGAAGCTGTAGGCTTTATGACGATGAAAGGCAACGATGTGTTTAAAGTCGCAGTTACGCAATTGTCTAATGTGGTTACTGAAACCTTGCGTCTTAATAATGTCGATAAATCAGAAATTGATTGGCTCGTGCCACATCAGGCTAATTTTCGCATCATTAATGCCACGGCAAAAAAACTGCACATGAGTTTAGATAAAGTCGTATTAACCTTAGCGAAACATGGCAATACATCTGCTGCCTCTGTGCCTATTGCATTAGATGAGGCTGTGCGTGATGGCCGAATTCAGCGTGGACAATTATTATTGCTTGAAGCGTTCGGTGGCGGTTTTGCATGGGGCAGTGCATTAATTCGTTTTTAA